One region of Corvus moneduloides isolate bCorMon1 chromosome 1, bCorMon1.pri, whole genome shotgun sequence genomic DNA includes:
- the ACKR4 gene encoding atypical chemokine receptor 4, with translation MNNSTDYWIEDEEDDLNPLIDYNTYELLCEKSDVRNFRKLFLPVLYALTFTVGVAGNSLVAGIYAYCKKPKTKTDTYIMHLAIADLLLLFTLPFWAANAVQGWELGNPMCKFTSSLYTMNFSSSMLFLACISVDRYRATSESHGHRRIGKHCSVTCICVWLAAICLSIPELIFNQVKKHNDRNECLPVFPTNMETLLKSTIQILEIILEFLLPFLVMLICYSATARAIFRSANVKKSRPFMVLLAVVATFIVTQLPYNIVKLWRAIDIIYMLVTDCDTSKTMDVALQVTKSIALFHTCLNPLLYAFLGASFKMHVMKIAKNYGYWRRQQQNGRPEEISMNYEDPTEETISFTI, from the coding sequence ATGAATAACTCTACAGATTACTGGattgaggatgaggaggatgatcTCAACCCTCTTATAGATTACAATACCTATgagcttctctgtgaaaaaaGTGATGtgagaaatttcagaaaattattcctCCCGGTGCTCTATGCACTGACTTTCACAGTTGGAGTGGCTGGAAACTCATTAGTGGCTGGAATTTACGCCTACTGCAAGAAACCCAAGACCAAGACGGACACGTACATCATGCACCTCGCCATCGCCgatctgctcctgctcttcacCCTCCCTTTTTGGGCTGCAAATgcagtgcagggatgggaactTGGAAACCCGATGTGCAAGTTCACTTCTTCTCTGTACACCATGAATTTCAGCTCCAGCATGCTGTTCCTGGCCTGTATCAGTGTGGACAGATACAGGGCCACTTCTGAATCCCACGGCCATAGAAGAATTGGCAAACACTGCAGTGTTACTTGCATCTGTGTCTGGCTGGCTGCCATTTGCCTCAGCATCCCTGAGCTGATATTTAATCAAGTCAAGAAACACAATGACAGGAATGAATGCCTTCCTGTATTTCCAACGAACATGGAAACACTCTTAAAATCAACCATTCAAATCCTGGAAATTATCCTGgaatttctgcttcctttcctaGTAATGCTGATCTGCTATTCCGCTACTGCTCGGGCAATCTTTAGATCTGCAAATGTTAAGAAGTCCAGGCCTTTCATGGTTCTGCTGGCAGTAGTGGCCACTTTCATTGTCACCCAGCTACCCTACAACATTGTGAAGCTGTGGCGAGCCATAGACATCATCTACATGTTGGTTACGGACTGCGACACCAGTAAAACCATGGACGTGGCGCTCCAGGTCACCAAGAGCATAGCTTTGTTCCACACCTGCCTCAACCCTCTCCTCTACGCCTTTCTGGGTGCCTCTTTCAAAATGCATGTCATGAAAATCGCCAAAAATTATGGGTACTGGAGAAGACAACAGCAGAATGGGAGACCTGAAGAAATTTCTATGAATTACGAAGACCCTACTGAAGAAACAATCAGTTTCACTATATAG